The Thunnus thynnus chromosome 1, fThuThy2.1, whole genome shotgun sequence nucleotide sequence TTCTATGACTTTTATACCAAGATGACCCTTTAAAGGATAATTGCAGAATtatacaacttgggtcttattttcatagttttggtcTCAGTTGGTAATAACAAACTCATCAAGTTAACTGAAGATATTGCAGCGACATCGCTACAACAAATTTAAACATggtaaaaaacacaagcagtcagacgatcagacaggttttaaacacACCACAGGTTAACCAAAAAGGTGGAAAACAAAAGTGAATGTTATAACATCCATCACAATTTACAGATGGACATCCTGTTTCAACTTTCCTCAACTAACTGGCATGAATTATTGTCCACACACCccatcaatacacacacacacacacacacacacacacacacacacacacacactggtagATAAAGATGCATTTTCACAAATCATAAAAACGAAGCTTTTTGTGTCAGTTAAGACTCAGCAACACTCAGAAAGTGTCGTCACACATATTTCATGTAGTGCTGAAGGAAAGAACTTATGAGGTAAAACACAGTACAAGATGCAGCAAGTTccaaaataataatctgtaaaGTTAAACTGTATAATtattattcagctttttttgcACATCGTATCATTTGAATGTGTTTGCTGGCCTGGTGCTGGTCTTGGTTTATTTAAAACTTGCCAGATCGTCTGACTATTAGTGTTTTTGCCCCTGATGACATCTTTGTAGGATGTTGCTGTGATCTCAACAATaactttggtgagtacaatgttattataacagacaaaacaaaagtaaaaccCAAGTTacaataaaccagaattatcttTTAATAGCTCTGGTTTCATTAGACCTGTGGGCAATGTCACAAATTGATAAGAACCCTTTTTTCAAGTTCTAACTAGCTTTATTAgtggttaataaatcatttattaatgcCTCATGGATAcagtattaaaagaaaatactaTTTTGGTTGCCAGGTTTCACTTTCTAATAAGCCATCAGCAAAAGTTTATATTCTAAATGTATTATAAATGTTAGTAAGTTATTAATAATCTACTCCTACAATAATCTATTAaatctgcagttataaatgttaataagttgTTTAATGAgagctagcagctctgtgaagctgtatATAGGCACAGTGATGCTTTCAGGTaagaatgctaacatgctgatgttttttagTTAATGTTTACtataatgttcaccatcttagcttagcgtgttagcatgctaacatttgctaatcagcGCTAaataaagtacagctgagtcTGATGGGAAACTAAGTGCTAGCATCCTCTGCAGCTCTTTTCCAGAAAGTCAGAGGTAAAAAGGTCCATTAaagagattttattttaaacctggcaacccaaaaatTGTTCTTATTCATACCTTATACCTGATTTATAAAGCattgataaattatttattaaccattaataggAGCGCCTTTCTAGAAAGTGTTGgagtcatttaaatgttttgcatgtgtttaaCTCAGTTTATTatccaaaaacagacattcccattttctcatgttattggtttgtttattacttttttttttaattgagttCCTTGGAAATTTACTACATCACAATATACAGTAGCCTGTCATTATTACTACATAAAATGACATGGACCAAGAtagattttgtccatatcacccACTCCTACTTCCAGTCAGGTCAGGACGACAGATGACAACATGAGTCAACCAAAGGGCCCCAAAACTGATGGATGTTTCTGTCTGCGGTGACGGCGGTCGCTGTAGTGCTGTTATGATTTCTGTCTCACTCTGCACATATTCTGTACAAACGTTACTAAACTGAACCAGTAGTGTTTGGATTTTACAGTGAGAGAAATATGTGAAGACAAACTGTATCTACTGAATACTAAACAGCTGAGAAGACTTTTATATGTGGACTGTATTTTATTGAGCAGGTTAAGTACAATAACTACTGTTATGGATAAATCTTTGGTTAATGTATATTTGACTTTTTGTACATTagagtgatgatgatgtagaaagaataataaagttTGAAGGATTTGTTGAGTTTATAAGGAATCGCTGgttataaattatttttttctgtgcaaaTGATTCACACCCGTCACCTTTaggatgttttaatatttaaaggaatagtttgataaTTTGGGAAATATTCATGTATTTTCCTGTTGATACCactgtttattctttatttggatccTCATTAGCTTCCACATAGCGGTCGCTAGTCTTCCCacactgataaataaaacaagaaaaagaaaaaaacaagtcaaatctAAAGATCAGGACATGAGTGAAATAACTAGACAAAAGTAGACGATACAATCTTAAAAGCACTCTCATTTGTGTCTGTTAAATATTAAGTTAGACAGttacagttagcttagcttagcataaagcctgGAAACGGGggtaaacagctagcctggctgtgtctgaaggtaacaaaatctgcccgtttctaaagctcactagttaacatgttatatcttgttttatAAAAGCTGTGTTTTAGATTTACAAGAGGGTTACGAGCAAGACTAGTTCTTAGCTGGCACAGTCACTTCCTGGAGTttccactggttgcctggcaacctccaggaagtcactgctacTGGTAAGGATCTTAGTTTGGCATATAAACCCCTGTTAATCCAcatcatgttgtttttacactgagGTTCTTGTAAAAGGAGATAAAACGTGTTAATTAGCAAATTTCGTTGCCTTTAGACAGAGGCAGGTTATCTGTTTCCAGTATTtgtgctaagctatgctaactgGCTGTTGGTGGTGGTGTCACATTACAAAGtgagtaaatgtatttctaaaaatgttgaactgttcttTTCAACATTAGGTTTGAACACATTATCTCATGTCATTAATGTGTTCAAAAACCTGAAGTGATATGTTGTGGTTTTTTAGGCTTCTGTGACTATTTCTCATCAgtgagcagtgacttcctgtcgGCAACtctgaggttgccaggcaaccagcagagggTCAAGGAAGTTACCATACTTGGCCAAGAAATTGTTGGGAAATATGCTCATGACAACAGTGTTTATGTTAAACTAAACTGGTGCTGGCTGCAGCTTAGATATGAGAGAGAagtcaatcttctcatctaactctctgcaaaaaaagcaaattacagtatttcccaaaatgttgtaCTATTCCTTTAGACAACTAGGTAAAACTAATTGCTTTTTACCcattattaaatcaaaataacaCAGAAGACAcaaattatctttttaaaagtgtttattcAGGCCGATCACATTAACATACATCCCAAAGGTCCACAAGCTTCACCctaaaatgcaaattaaaatcgttaaaatctgtttaaaacaggtccctgatttaaaaaaaaaaaaaaaaaaaaagttcactaaaagatgtttgatgtttgaaaaGGTCACTACCGATACAGTCAACTGATCCCtgatcaaatacacacacatcacacaacgTATCAAATCTGCGGTTTCTCACTCTCTGCAAGAAATCGTAAAAACTTCAGATCAGTGCATTTCGACTCTACACAAAATCTATTGCTAAATACTGTTTGATTGCAAAGCAACAGAAAACGTGTGCAGCACAGACTTTCGTCTTCCAAAACTTGGACTTTTAGCTTTGCTCGCATGCAGGATGTGCTTATTTGGACTTGGCAAAGCCCACCCTGTTGTTCTCTCGGTCAAAGACGGTGTAGTACTGGCCGATGAATACATCTCCCAGAATCCACAGGGGCCCAGCGGGGGGAGGGATGTCCAGACCCATGAAGCCACTCAAACAAATCGTCTTTCCAGCCTGGGTCACCTGAATACATGGAGGGAGACACACAGTCAGAGACAGGTTGGCTATAATGTTACagtcatataaaataataacctTTAACATAAACCTGATAATCTGAAAGTGGCTGTGTGACAaatcaggaaaaacaaacatggatcTCTGTAATCTCTCCTCAGACAACAAACCAGCCTCCTCCTGGGTTTTGCCAAATGAAACAAAGCTGCACTTGTTTGGTTTCTCATGACgcaacacacagtcacaggGTTGTATTGTTTACTGCAGGAGCTGACTCTCTGTCGCCTCCTGCTggataataataaaacacacacagttctcaCCTTGAGGACGTACTGCTCTCCGGTCAGAGTGTAAGGCTTTCCGCCCAAGTTGAAGGTGATGACGGGCAGCGTCGGGATCTTGTCACAGTTCACCATGTACTGAAACACAAACGGCGTTCACCTCTTAGTACAAAAGAATTTAAACTAGAAACCGACATGACTGGAAAATAAGGCTGcaacataaacacagtaaaTAGACAATGAAACcaacacttttttatttaatcttaatttattgtatttttccaaacttatttaaaactttttttactttatatgtcctaaaaatataaagtaaatcTTATTGTATTTACTGCATATGTCTGGTGAACCAGGTGTGACTCTTTCAGTGTGAGGTAGACAGTAAATTCAGCTAAAACTCAACTTGGCTAAACGAGGATTTCTCTAAACCTGCAAAACCGACTCAACATGTTTCTGAGTCTTGTCTCTGCTTGTCGTTTCCTTCCTGGGAAACAAGGTTGGGCTACTGAATCTTTAGTGAATTCAAATTTGTGCTCAACTTCTTATTTGCTACAACTTGGGAGTAAAATTAATGAATTTACATCATTAATTGTTCTACCATACATATTTCATAGTGACATAAAATACTGTTATTTTGCAAATATGCTACAGCAGATCAGGTTTTAGTGTAGCTGTGAGGAGATAAggcttctttattttttattattgtcgaCAAACTCAAACCATCAGTGTGTTAGTGTCTCTCTACCCAAACCcgttggttcctactgaagacttAAATCTCACAAATGTCTTCATTCACTTTTAGAAAAGGTTCAGTAGTTTCCTCAAACAGCTGCctactgtagtttttaataaACAAAGAGGAGCAAATGCATCATTTTCTCCTCTTAACAATGGCTGGTCTACTAATCCTGCTGTCGGAAATATTCACTACAGCACAGCTCTTGTTtttatggatgaataaatgaaaccTTTGAACCTTTGTGGGAAATAGATTAGTGTGTCACCCAGTGAAACAGTGTGACTCAGTGACATATTTAACAGCTGTCGGACAACAGAACAAAGAAGTAAGTTATATCAGACTTTAGATACACACTCAGAATGTGTTAGAAACCCACAGGAAAACCACAGAATACCAGTAAAACTGTTCCTTTAGACAGCAGCACTATCTCACCTCTCCCTGGATGAGAGGAGTGGCTCCGATGGCCTTCTGCAGGGCTCTGACCTCCGTGGCGGGGCCGGTGATCAGAGACGTCCCGGTGTCCACGATGGCCTCACAGCCGCTCTTACACAGACTCAGCTGGCTGCCCACGGCCATCctgtcataaaaacacacacatcagtatCCAACATGTAATCTCTGTATCATGTTGGGTTTAAGACATTACACACTGAAGCAGACCTgtgattaaagctgcaactaacatttattttctttatttactaATCTGGTTGTTATTTCTTCGACTATCTAGTctataaaaaagtgaaaaatggcTCCCAGAGCTTAAGGTGATGTCTCCAGATGTCTTGCTTTGTCAGACCAACAGTAAAACACCAAAAGATGTTCAATTTAATATGATGtaaaaccaagaaaagcagaaaatcccacatttgagaagctgcagccagCAAATGTTTAACTTGATGACAACTACTGTCTATGAACGACTGGTTGACTAatagttttgtcattttcaatctccaaaataaaaaaaaataaaacggtttttgtttttaataaaccaTCTAATAGCTCAACAGTCTCTTagaaacacactgatgtttttgtccTCAGTGTTGCAACCTGCTGCTGTGTTCGTCATTGTAACCAGGCAGAGAAACTATGACAACATCACCAGATCTGAGGGTGTGGAGTAACATTCTCACCCGTCCATGTGGATCTGCCAGTAGGCCTGGCGGGTGATGTTAACGTAGTTAAATTCTCCGGTGTAGTACTTGGGGTCGGTTCCTCCCAGCAGCAGCTCACCGCCGGGCTCGGTGTCTGGGTTCCTGACAGACACAATGAGGTTAGAGTGTTGTTCTACagaaattaccaaaaaaaaaaaaaacccccaaaacattTCCTTGTTCAGCCTCGGTGGCGTCAAGCCGTGCAGATAGTTCTGTTTTTTAGATGTTTACAGTATCTCTTGTCTCCCAGTTACTCATTTCCTCacccagcagttatggagcaacgttatcattcatttgcagtcgtgtttctgtcctctTACTTGCTTCAAAGTCATATTAAAAGTCAAAGTTAAATTCCAATTTTAATGCCAAACAATCATGACATAATAAATTGTCTTCTACAGCATCTATCTATGTTAAATTTTGGTCAACACCTACTCTGGAGTTATACAGTAAAGGTCGAATCATAACTTTAGAAGAGCAACAAGAATATTGGAACAATAAATGTCATCATATGTTTTCTACTCTGAGTGTAATCACCATGTTTGTGAGAATGAACCACCTGCACATTAGTCTCATCTGTTATCAGTGACCCTGGTCCGACACCACTGATGGCTGCTTGTGTAAGAACTGACAGATTCATGTTCCACACTCCAAACCAACTGGCGGCAACATAGCAATTAAGTTATGCTACGTTAGCGCTGAATCAATAGTGCGTTATCAGTTCTCTGTTAGCTAGAAAACGAGCTAACTAGGACTTTGACTAAGTATGATAGCGATACCAATACAGTGCTAACGTTAAGCTAATGTTTGTTTAGGCAAAGACTGAactgcagatggaaaaaaaaaaaaaaaaaaaaaaaaaaaaagaggattgtAATGAAAGAAGTAGCACAGGTtccttcagtgtgtttacagtttagtgTTTCTCCAGTAAGCTGATTTcttaaatgtcatgtaaatgagaaacctggtttcaGTAATCTGGGTAGAGGATTAGAGAAACCTTATTTTTCTCTGCCATCTATACACATAACCAGGTTTCTGATCTGCTTTTTTATAAATATGCATGTTCAGGACAAAAGAGTGCAAACAGAGAAAGCACAGcggatcatcatcatcatcatcatcgtcgcaTTTTATATAATTCCATCCAAAATTTAACTAAAACTACCAGAAACTAACCAgtagaagtctaaataagttgGTTTCCACCTCTGAACATCTGACTATTTCAGTCGGAGAGAAACCTGGTTACTGATCAGCTGCTTGTATAAAcagatttacagtaaccaggttacCACACGTTCCCATGGTTACCAACGTAACTCGGTTTCTCTGAGTTAACCCGGTTACTTaactgcatgtaaacacacttagCAACATGCTACAAGCTTTCTGTTCTCCCACCTGTTCAGGTAGAAGGAGAAGACGTTCTGCTCCACCTTCTTCTGACTCATGATGTTGTCAAAGACCGGCGCCACGCCGTCCACAGAGATGCGTGGGTAGGCCATGCCGAGGATCCCGTCGAACTTGGCTGCAATAAAGGCCACGCCAGGCTGCTTAATGGCCTCCCCGAAGAGCTGGCTTTTAACCGATATGTCCCCGAtctagaaaaacaaacataagtTAGACAATTTCACATAAAACTCCAGTGAAGCTACAGTTTACTGTGACGCTGACGTGTGATGAAGCTTACTGTGCATGTGTCCTGACTGAGGTAGCCTGACAAACTGCCGGTTCCATACTGGATGGCGAAGGCAGTACCGTTCTTCACGTATGAGCTGGACTTGGCAGAGTTATATTTGTGGTGAAGcactgcaaaaaaaagcaaagaaagaaatggaaaagatgTTTTATAATATTAACCTTCATTTAAGCGGGGAGAGTCACTGTTGCTGCCTGACATAATAAATCAGATAATGCAAAATATATCTcaaaatatatcacaatatcagaGTCAAATATGCTGATAAAAATCACTAATAATATTTCTAAGACagtcataaaatattacatcctCGAGTCACTTAAGACTCCTTAAAATCAACCTAGCAGCTGTCCAGATCTATAAACTAAGTGAGTAGGACTAATCTTAAACAATAACTCAAGGAGACACATCCAGAGTCTGAGATGTTACAGTTAAGTCAAAAAACCAAACTAGGGCTGCAATGAATGACTAGTTTCATGATTTCTTATTTTCTAGATGAATTGTTTCGTCCAAAAAGTGTCAGAAAACAGTATAAAATGCTCGTTAATATGTCTCtagatgtcttattttgtctgatcaacagtccgaaatccaaagatattcagtttatgatcatttatgacacataaaagtcacatttgagaagcagaaaCCTGCTAATGTTCACAttttaccttaaaaaaaaaaaaaaaaaaaaaaagattattcaattttcaaaacagttgccgattaattttctgttgatcgactaatcgttgcagctctagtttacATTTTACTGAGACTGACTGCACTTCACAAATGTTACTCTACAGCTGACATGTGTCTGCAGGACTCACAGCATGCGATGTCTAACAGGGAGCAGTGAACGGAGGGAACCCACAGGTTGGAGGAACCGGTGTCAAACACCACAGTGAAGGGCTGAGGGGGGGTTCCCAGGCCGATCTCACCGTAATACTGAGCCtggtccaaaaaaaacaaaaaaacagaacaacatgTATATAATCATCAATAACAACAACCATCAGTATCTTGAGAGCTTGTAGAGATTTAGTCGTATTATTCTGGAGCTAATCTTACCCACTCAGGAGAAGAGATTACAGTAATCTGTCATTTTTACCCCCAAACTAAGCAGGTCTAATTATTCAACAACGTCAACAAGGTCTGATTGTACAAAGCGAGTTAACCAGACAAACCGAAGAATCTGATCTATTCTCACCAGCGATACGAGGCCTCACAGCTGCtggtgtcagtcagtcagtgtcagtGGGACTCAGGTCAAATTGTTTCTGAGTCATGTCAATAAATCAGCCGTTTAAGTTTCACAATtacaccacaaaaaaaacaaacgatTACTTCAtacgttttaaaaaaaagaggaagttaAGTTTCACTTCCTGTGACTGAGAGCCGTCGTTTCTAAACGCTGTGTGAATTTTGTAAAGTCATTCAAGCTTCACTGAACTTCCCTTTTTAACAGCAGCGTGTGTGATTTGTGCTGTAATTAGTGGCTGATTTGAGATTATAgcaggaaacacattttttcacatatgtGTGATGGTATAATGGtgttaaaaatgactttaaagtTACATTTATGTCTGGAAACTTTACGTATCAGCAGACAGTTTCAATAGGAACTACTTATTTGGTAGAAAGTAATTccagtaaaatgtgtttaaagtgaAGTCTGTGTATTATTTAGAATAAAGGAAACACTGAATCTGGAAGAAAACGTTGCTGTTATAAAGCTTTGAATATTTAAAGACGGACAaataaaactatctgcatgtttagattcatagttttttttttaaaattcaagtcgggtgaactgaccctttaaacaGCATGTTTATGTGATTGTGAGACCTTCAGCAGAGATCTGAGTCAC carries:
- the ctsd gene encoding cathepsin D — its product is MRSLFLFVFAALALTNDALVRIPLKKFRSIRRELTDSGKRAEELLADKQSLKYNLGFPSSNGPTPETLKNYLDAQYYGEIGLGTPPQPFTVVFDTGSSNLWVPSVHCSLLDIACLLHHKYNSAKSSSYVKNGTAFAIQYGTGSLSGYLSQDTCTIGDISVKSQLFGEAIKQPGVAFIAAKFDGILGMAYPRISVDGVAPVFDNIMSQKKVEQNVFSFYLNRNPDTEPGGELLLGGTDPKYYTGEFNYVNITRQAYWQIHMDGMAVGSQLSLCKSGCEAIVDTGTSLITGPATEVRALQKAIGATPLIQGEYMVNCDKIPTLPVITFNLGGKPYTLTGEQYVLKVTQAGKTICLSGFMGLDIPPPAGPLWILGDVFIGQYYTVFDRENNRVGFAKSK